A single window of Bombyx mori chromosome 17, ASM3026992v2 DNA harbors:
- the LOC693006 gene encoding major royal jelly protein 1 precursor 1 precursor (precursor 1 precursor is encoded by transcript variant 1; The RefSeq protein has 17 substitutions and aligns at 99% coverage compared to this genomic sequence): MNLLFVLNLLFASNVYCVRIKYERTHYWRLFGYDIDGVIYTTDSDYEHKNGSILFRDEILEEHEKFLIQKNLVPNHVAFNYNSVIVSIPRTRPGIPFTINKMNTYNFRKNNYSPLLMPYPTSKESENIISVYKTVEDGCERYWFVDTGFIDVPGVRRQAGPARIYIYKYRGDSIIFMADIDPNVLKDGITAGLRSLTIDYIFPCNETFAYISDDNGDAVIAFSFEEKRFWRIERQITGSEAWTFPIPQSILLYAENVIRYRKSPNETFVHYSDILKNTKISQRSGQDVTVDLSEINTNPRGVLYDRNYDGNILFFTDESRTNLYCWNMDTPMDEDNIELLTDVSRNNDFYISALNIVGAGFHFLVNRFRGLVDNIYDGNAINFASYRIDVDEMLNNTKCNKPTRCSNFIDNWRNKIQRSVVSPRYMVKYVRN; this comes from the exons ATGAATTTgctatttgtattaaatttattattcgcCTCTAATGTTTATTGTGTACGTATTAAATACGAGAGAACTCATTACTGGAGATTGTTCGGTTACGACATAGACGGGGTTATAT ATACGACTGATTCCGACTACGAACACAAAAATGGTTCAATCTTATTCCGGGACGAAATATTGGAAGAACACGAAAAGTTTCTAATTCAAAAGAATTTGGTTCCAAACCACGTCGCCttcaattataatagtgtaataGTATCTATTCCGAGGACGAGGCCAG GTATACCATTCACAATCAACAAGATGAATACTTACAACTTCCGTAAAAACAATTACAGTCCATTACTCATGCCTTATCCTACGTCGAAAGAATCAGAAAACATTATATCGGTCTACAAAACTGTCGAAGACGGCTGTGAAAGGTACTGGTTCGTCGATACGGGGTTCATAGATGTACCTG GCGTCAGAAGACAAGCTGGACCGGCcaggatttatatttataaatatcgtGGCGATAGCATTATTTTCATGGCCGACATTGACCCCAACGTTCTCAAAGACGGAATAACGGCAG GTCTTAGGTCTCTGACGATCGACTACATATTCCCTTGTAACGAAACCTTCGCGTACATCAGTGACGATAACGGTGACGCTGTCATTGCCTTTTCGTTTGAGGAAAAACGTTTCTGGAGGATCGAACGTCAAATCACTGGAAGCGAAGCTTGGACTTTCCCTATACCGC AATCCATTTTACTGTACGCTGAAAACGTTATAAGATACAGGAAAAGTCCGAACGAGACATTTGTACATTATTcagatattttgaaaaatacGAAGATTTCTCAACGTTCCGGCCAAGATGTGACCGTG GATCTTAGTGAAAGAAATACAAATCCAAGTGGAGTTTTATACGACAGGAATTATGACggcaacattttatttttcacgGATGAATCTCGCACTAATCTGTACTGTTGGAACATGGACACGCCGATGGATGAAGACAACGTTGAACTGCTCACTGATATTTCCAGGGACAACGACTTTTACATAAGcg CTTTAGATACAGTAGGGCGAGGATTTAATTTCATGGTTAATAGATTTAGAGGCTTAGTTGACAATATTTATGATGGGAATGCAATCAATTTCGCTGATTACAG CATCGACGTAGATGAAATGTTGAATAATACAAAATGCAACAAACCAACAAGATGTTCAAATTTCATTGACAATTGGAGAAATAAAATCCAGCGTTCTATCGGTTCAACGAAATACATGGTTAAACATGTA
- the LOC693006 gene encoding major royal jelly protein 1 precursor 2 precursor (precursor 2 precursor is encoded by transcript variant 2; The RefSeq protein has 17 substitutions and aligns at 99% coverage compared to this genomic sequence), producing MNLLFVLNLLFASNVYCVRIKYERTHYWRLFGYDIDGVIYTTDSDYEHKNGSILFRDEILEEHEKFLIQKNLVPNHVAFNYNSVIVSIPRTRPGIPFTINKMNTYNFRKNNYSPLLMPYPTSKESENIISVYKTVEDGCERYWFVDTGFIDVPGLRSLTIDYIFPCNETFAYISDDNGDAVIAFSFEEKRFWRIERQITGSEAWTFPIPQSILLYAENVIRYRKSPNETFVHYSDILKNTKISQRSGQDVTVDLSEINTNPRGVLYDRNYDGNILFFTDESRTNLYCWNMDTPMDEDNIELLTDVSRNNDFYISALNIVGAGFHFLVNRFRGLVDNIYDGNAINFASYRIDVDEMLNNTKCNKPTRCSNFIDNWRNKIQRSVVSPRYMVKYVRN from the exons ATGAATTTgctatttgtattaaatttattattcgcCTCTAATGTTTATTGTGTACGTATTAAATACGAGAGAACTCATTACTGGAGATTGTTCGGTTACGACATAGACGGGGTTATAT ATACGACTGATTCCGACTACGAACACAAAAATGGTTCAATCTTATTCCGGGACGAAATATTGGAAGAACACGAAAAGTTTCTAATTCAAAAGAATTTGGTTCCAAACCACGTCGCCttcaattataatagtgtaataGTATCTATTCCGAGGACGAGGCCAG GTATACCATTCACAATCAACAAGATGAATACTTACAACTTCCGTAAAAACAATTACAGTCCATTACTCATGCCTTATCCTACGTCGAAAGAATCAGAAAACATTATATCGGTCTACAAAACTGTCGAAGACGGCTGTGAAAGGTACTGGTTCGTCGATACGGGGTTCATAGATGTACCTG GTCTTAGGTCTCTGACGATCGACTACATATTCCCTTGTAACGAAACCTTCGCGTACATCAGTGACGATAACGGTGACGCTGTCATTGCCTTTTCGTTTGAGGAAAAACGTTTCTGGAGGATCGAACGTCAAATCACTGGAAGCGAAGCTTGGACTTTCCCTATACCGC AATCCATTTTACTGTACGCTGAAAACGTTATAAGATACAGGAAAAGTCCGAACGAGACATTTGTACATTATTcagatattttgaaaaatacGAAGATTTCTCAACGTTCCGGCCAAGATGTGACCGTG GATCTTAGTGAAAGAAATACAAATCCAAGTGGAGTTTTATACGACAGGAATTATGACggcaacattttatttttcacgGATGAATCTCGCACTAATCTGTACTGTTGGAACATGGACACGCCGATGGATGAAGACAACGTTGAACTGCTCACTGATATTTCCAGGGACAACGACTTTTACATAAGcg CTTTAGATACAGTAGGGCGAGGATTTAATTTCATGGTTAATAGATTTAGAGGCTTAGTTGACAATATTTATGATGGGAATGCAATCAATTTCGCTGATTACAG CATCGACGTAGATGAAATGTTGAATAATACAAAATGCAACAAACCAACAAGATGTTCAAATTTCATTGACAATTGGAGAAATAAAATCCAGCGTTCTATCGGTTCAACGAAATACATGGTTAAACATGTA